One genomic window of Helicobacter kayseriensis includes the following:
- a CDS encoding CoA-binding protein: protein MINFKKLKNIAIVGLSPNPDKPSYQVGLYLQNQGYNIFPIYPKTQKILGIQALQTIQDLKHLPIEWVVIFRKSEVCEMLVQEIIDLHSPSIQGVWLQLGIQNTKAKDLALKNGLEFVQNRCIKIERENYAN from the coding sequence ATGATTAATTTTAAAAAGCTAAAAAATATTGCAATTGTTGGCCTTTCTCCAAATCCAGACAAACCAAGCTATCAAGTCGGCCTATATCTTCAAAATCAAGGCTATAACATTTTTCCCATCTATCCCAAAACACAAAAAATTTTAGGAATCCAAGCATTGCAAACAATCCAAGATCTCAAACATCTTCCCATTGAATGGGTTGTAATTTTTCGAAAAAGTGAAGTATGCGAGATGCTTGTTCAAGAAATTATTGATTTGCACTCTCCTAGCATTCAAGGAGTATGGTTACAATTAGGAATTCAAAACACAAAAGCCAAAGATCTAGCCCTTAAAAATGGACTAGAATTTGTCCAAAATCGTTGCATCAAGATTGAAAGAGAAAATTATGCGAATTAG
- a CDS encoding DMT family transporter codes for MNSQNSIGLLCMLLASIFFSLMNACIKILSLHLSITQCMLFRSILMSIFILSLLLLKPIQKTHTKGGYGPLLIRSVFGAGSMLLFFYNISTISLGTASTFAQTVPLYAVFFSYFFLKESLHPIVFIATFIGFAGIILICNPDSQIPLPNIIIGLLSGITAAMALVSVRACRQFFDDRVIILSFGIIATLMSLGGIILHRALSFDFLAWNEIPNNMWVYIIAMGITGTLGQYFMTKAFMLAPAGLVSPLDYTKIIFSLLLGIILGDPFPNFPTLFGIFLIILSGLLIATPVFLNDIRAKRKRND; via the coding sequence GTGAACTCTCAAAACTCCATCGGCTTGCTTTGTATGCTTTTGGCAAGCATCTTTTTCTCTCTTATGAATGCTTGCATCAAGATTTTAAGCCTCCATCTTAGCATTACGCAATGCATGCTTTTTCGATCAATACTAATGAGCATTTTCATCCTGTCTTTGCTTTTATTGAAACCGATACAAAAAACGCATACAAAAGGAGGATATGGACCTTTATTGATTCGAAGTGTTTTTGGCGCAGGATCGATGCTTTTGTTCTTTTATAATATTTCTACCATCTCTTTAGGAACAGCATCTACCTTTGCCCAGACTGTCCCGCTTTATGCTGTCTTTTTTTCTTATTTTTTTCTCAAAGAATCACTGCACCCCATTGTCTTTATCGCCACATTTATCGGATTTGCAGGGATTATTTTGATCTGCAATCCTGATTCTCAAATCCCCCTACCCAACATCATCATTGGGTTACTCAGCGGAATCACTGCAGCAATGGCTCTAGTAAGCGTAAGAGCATGCAGGCAATTTTTTGATGATAGGGTTATTATTTTGAGTTTTGGGATTATTGCAACACTTATGAGTTTAGGGGGGATTATTCTCCATCGCGCTCTTAGTTTTGATTTTCTTGCTTGGAATGAGATACCAAACAATATGTGGGTTTATATCATAGCAATGGGTATCACAGGTACATTGGGTCAGTACTTCATGACCAAAGCCTTTATGTTGGCTCCTGCTGGTCTTGTTTCTCCGCTAGACTATACAAAAATCATTTTTAGCCTCTTGTTGGGAATTATTTTGGGCGATCCCTTTCCTAATTTTCCAACACTTTTTGGCATCTTTTTGATTATTCTTTCAGGGTTGCTTATTGCCACTCCAGTCTTTTTAAATGATATTCGGGCAAAAAGGAAGCGAAATGATTAA
- the glmS gene encoding glutamine--fructose-6-phosphate transaminase (isomerizing), whose translation MCGIVGYIGNLEKKKLIIGGLRELEYRGYDSAGISVLSQGQLHTFKAVGKLVNLEKKCETFASSGFGVAIGHTRWATHGKPTEANAHPHFADFSNVVHNGIIENHREIKECLEKKGHHFVSQTDTEVIVHLFEEKLKTFTDTFEAFKQTIAELRGAYAILLITQKEPEKIFYAKNASPLIIGKGEDGIFFASSDAPLIGLATDVSYLEDQSVGYMDLNGFESLDLVVKLNQDKGYAQKDGFRFFMEKEIYEQHTVLLESMMGRTNEGKVIFDFRDGQFCDEIEEITICACGTSYHAGMVGKYLLERYGKIKTNVVIASEFRYANPILKKNELFVAISQSGETLDTLEAVKYVKTFGNKTLAICNVDNSSIVRECDEVLLTRAGIEKGVASTKAFATQVMVLWLLSVFLGQRRGVLAPSEAETLIKVMVESAKKTEVSHKLHDRIKRLSKRYLHGHGFFFIGRDVFYPLALESALKLKEISYLHAEGYPSGEMKHGPIALADSELFTVALMPEHLLYEKIKSNVEELSARDATICALSAKEFDGADDMLYISPCSHYMEEFFSMMVALQLFALEVAVRVGSDVDMPRNLAKSVTVE comes from the coding sequence ATGTGCGGAATTGTCGGCTATATCGGAAACCTCGAGAAGAAGAAGTTGATTATTGGGGGATTGAGAGAGCTTGAGTATCGTGGATATGATAGTGCTGGAATTTCTGTATTGAGCCAAGGGCAACTGCATACTTTTAAGGCTGTTGGCAAGCTTGTTAATCTAGAAAAAAAGTGTGAGACTTTTGCATCTAGTGGGTTTGGTGTTGCCATTGGTCATACGCGTTGGGCAACACATGGAAAGCCAACAGAGGCCAATGCCCACCCTCATTTTGCAGATTTTAGCAATGTTGTGCATAATGGGATTATTGAGAATCATCGAGAAATCAAAGAATGTCTTGAAAAAAAAGGACATCATTTTGTATCTCAGACTGACACGGAAGTGATTGTGCATCTTTTTGAGGAAAAGCTCAAAACTTTTACAGATACTTTTGAAGCTTTCAAGCAAACAATCGCAGAATTAAGGGGTGCTTATGCAATTTTGTTGATCACACAAAAAGAACCCGAAAAGATTTTTTATGCCAAGAACGCCTCTCCTTTGATTATTGGCAAGGGTGAGGATGGGATATTTTTTGCTAGCAGTGATGCCCCTTTGATTGGATTGGCAACAGATGTGAGTTATCTTGAAGATCAAAGTGTGGGCTATATGGATTTAAACGGCTTTGAGAGTTTGGATTTGGTTGTAAAGCTTAACCAAGATAAGGGATATGCCCAAAAAGACGGATTTAGATTTTTTATGGAAAAAGAGATTTATGAGCAACACACAGTTTTGCTTGAATCAATGATGGGAAGGACCAATGAGGGGAAGGTGATCTTTGACTTTCGTGATGGGCAGTTTTGTGATGAGATTGAAGAGATTACAATTTGTGCTTGCGGGACAAGCTATCATGCTGGAATGGTTGGCAAATACCTTTTGGAGCGTTATGGGAAGATCAAAACAAATGTTGTGATTGCAAGTGAATTTCGTTATGCCAATCCTATTTTGAAGAAAAATGAGCTTTTTGTGGCAATTTCGCAGAGCGGAGAGACGCTTGACACGCTTGAAGCGGTTAAGTATGTCAAGACATTTGGAAACAAAACTCTAGCAATTTGTAATGTAGATAACAGTTCGATTGTAAGAGAGTGTGATGAGGTGCTTTTGACGCGTGCAGGGATTGAAAAGGGAGTTGCTTCAACCAAGGCATTTGCGACACAGGTGATGGTGTTGTGGCTTTTGAGTGTTTTTTTGGGGCAAAGAAGAGGTGTTTTGGCTCCTAGCGAGGCAGAGACATTGATCAAGGTGATGGTAGAGAGTGCCAAAAAAACAGAAGTTTCTCACAAGCTTCACGACAGAATCAAAAGGCTTTCAAAGAGGTATTTGCATGGACATGGATTTTTCTTTATTGGTCGCGATGTGTTTTATCCCCTTGCCCTAGAATCGGCCCTTAAGCTAAAAGAGATTAGTTATTTGCATGCAGAGGGATATCCCAGCGGAGAGATGAAGCATGGGCCTATTGCTTTGGCAGATTCTGAGCTTTTTACGGTAGCTTTGATGCCTGAACATTTGCTTTATGAAAAGATTAAAAGCAATGTTGAAGAGCTTAGTGCAAGAGATGCGACGATTTGTGCTCTTAGTGCAAAGGAATTTGATGGGGCAGATGATATGCTTTATATTTCACCCTGCTCTCATTATATGGAGGAGTTCTTTTCGATGATGGTTGCCTTGCAGTTGTTTGCCCTTGAGGTAGCTGTACGCGTAGGAAGCGATGTGGATATGCCAAGAAATTTGGCTAAAAGCGTCACGGTTGAATAA
- a CDS encoding MlaE family ABC transporter permease, translating to MTFQASSQTLFLEGVCDFQARKQIPTMEGVDKIWLDCSKLEKLDFSFAIYLDEVLKKRGLSYELLHARQEYEEIFKLIVHREGFIAKQQKQTVLYSLGCWVYGLWEGLIDFCHFFGLFVFNLFRTLLQPTLLRFSSLLFHINNSGFKALPVGLSTCAIVSAAISLQGVIQLQKMGVPLASVETMAKLALREMGPFILALVIAGRSASSFAAQIGVMRITEELDAMKIMGFDWYRFVVIPRFLALVIAMPLLVFLADIASLFASALVIKIQTGIAFSQYIERFYEYVDLSHLWVGVIKSPFFGGVIALVGCYRGFQIIGDTQSVGKYTTISVVNALFWIIVVNAIFSIIFTRLNV from the coding sequence ATGACTTTTCAGGCAAGCAGTCAGACTTTGTTTTTAGAAGGTGTGTGTGATTTCCAAGCGCGCAAACAGATTCCCACTATGGAGGGGGTTGATAAAATTTGGCTAGATTGTTCAAAACTAGAAAAGCTTGATTTTTCATTTGCAATTTATCTAGATGAGGTGCTTAAAAAAAGAGGTCTTTCTTATGAGCTTTTGCATGCACGCCAAGAATATGAAGAGATTTTTAAGCTCATTGTGCATCGTGAAGGCTTTATTGCCAAACAACAAAAGCAAACCGTTTTATATTCGCTTGGATGTTGGGTGTATGGCTTGTGGGAAGGATTGATTGATTTTTGTCATTTTTTTGGACTTTTTGTTTTTAATCTTTTTCGCACGCTGCTCCAACCTACTCTTTTGCGCTTTTCTTCATTGCTTTTTCATATCAATAATTCTGGCTTCAAAGCTCTTCCTGTAGGGCTTTCAACTTGTGCAATTGTGAGTGCGGCGATTAGTTTGCAGGGGGTGATTCAGCTTCAAAAAATGGGTGTTCCTCTTGCAAGTGTTGAGACAATGGCAAAGCTTGCTTTAAGGGAGATGGGTCCTTTTATCTTGGCGCTTGTGATCGCAGGAAGAAGTGCCTCTTCTTTTGCTGCTCAAATTGGGGTTATGCGTATCACAGAAGAGCTTGATGCAATGAAAATTATGGGATTTGATTGGTATCGTTTTGTTGTGATTCCAAGGTTTTTGGCTCTTGTGATTGCAATGCCCTTGCTTGTGTTTTTGGCTGATATTGCCTCATTGTTTGCAAGTGCTCTGGTGATTAAGATACAAACAGGCATTGCTTTTTCTCAGTATATTGAACGATTTTATGAATATGTAGATCTTTCTCATTTATGGGTGGGAGTGATTAAATCTCCATTTTTTGGAGGAGTGATTGCTCTTGTTGGTTGTTATAGGGGATTTCAGATTATTGGAGATACGCAATCTGTGGGGAAATATACAACTATTAGTGTTGTGAATGCTCTATTTTGGATTATCGTTGTGAATGCGATTTTTTCAATTATTTTTACAAGGTTGAATGTGTGA
- a CDS encoding ABC transporter ATP-binding protein, which produces MNTIIKVSHLITQFGQRIIHDDISFEVGRGEIFGILGGSGSGKSTLLRTLLFLNPIKGGEVFIFDENVALLSIPKQERLLRRCGVLFQFGALFSSMSVLENVGILLSEYSDYPKKIIDENSKMWLSLVGLPPHVCSLYPYELSGGMKKRVALARALSLSPEILFLDEPTSGLDPASSEKFDELILKLRELLGITIVMVTHDLDSVRDCMDRFIVLEQQKIVFDGTLASMSEINSAGELFECKRGRRIWKKM; this is translated from the coding sequence GTGAATACAATCATCAAGGTCAGTCATCTCATCACACAATTTGGCCAACGCATCATCCATGATGATATTAGTTTTGAAGTGGGCCGTGGAGAGATTTTTGGAATCTTGGGCGGAAGTGGAAGTGGAAAAAGCACATTGTTACGCACACTTTTATTTCTCAATCCTATTAAGGGGGGAGAAGTTTTTATCTTTGATGAAAATGTTGCCCTTTTGTCAATCCCCAAGCAAGAACGTCTATTGAGGCGATGTGGCGTATTGTTTCAATTTGGTGCTTTATTTAGCTCAATGAGTGTTTTGGAAAATGTGGGGATTTTATTGAGTGAGTATTCTGATTATCCCAAAAAGATTATTGATGAAAATTCAAAAATGTGGCTTTCGTTGGTGGGATTGCCTCCTCATGTTTGTTCGCTCTATCCTTATGAGTTGAGTGGAGGGATGAAAAAACGCGTAGCTTTAGCTAGAGCCCTATCTTTAAGTCCAGAGATTTTATTTTTGGATGAGCCAACAAGTGGACTTGATCCAGCAAGTAGCGAAAAATTTGATGAACTTATTTTAAAATTAAGAGAATTGCTTGGAATTACCATTGTAATGGTGACGCACGATTTGGATTCTGTCAGGGATTGTATGGATCGTTTTATTGTATTGGAGCAGCAAAAAATTGTATTTGATGGCACTCTTGCCTCGATGAGTGAGATAAATAGTGCTGGTGAATTGTTTGAGTGCAAGAGAGGAAGAAGAATATGGAAAAAAATGTAA
- a CDS encoding MlaD family protein, translating into MEKNVNFTYIGGLFLFVVIAMVGFILWMSGENLDKTKYQSYVAYSSEGLSGVSEGTGIRYKGILVGKVQSIGFKKGDMNLIEIKMLIDSALKLYQNACVSVESQGLAGGNFLHLEQGSGEILQDGAELCYQKGFMGKLLENIDKSGGDAREIIAEIKSMFADENGKNIQEIILSLKVLLHNLEETRKNINTLSITANEAISNINASLQRGDYNVRSIIAPTMLGVENSLSEMNRFFSKANLLLDRLEKSPYEAIFGQRQQGAKK; encoded by the coding sequence ATGGAAAAAAATGTAAATTTCACCTATATTGGTGGATTGTTTTTGTTTGTTGTGATTGCAATGGTTGGTTTTATTCTTTGGATGAGTGGTGAAAACTTGGATAAGACGAAGTATCAGTCTTATGTGGCTTATTCAAGTGAGGGATTATCCGGAGTAAGTGAAGGGACGGGTATTCGCTATAAAGGGATTTTGGTTGGAAAAGTGCAATCAATCGGATTTAAAAAGGGGGATATGAATCTGATTGAGATTAAAATGCTAATTGATTCTGCTTTGAAGTTATACCAAAATGCTTGTGTGAGCGTTGAAAGTCAAGGTTTGGCTGGAGGAAATTTTTTGCACCTTGAGCAGGGATCTGGAGAGATTTTGCAAGATGGAGCAGAGCTATGCTATCAAAAAGGCTTTATGGGGAAATTGCTTGAAAATATAGATAAAAGTGGAGGCGATGCAAGAGAGATTATTGCTGAAATCAAATCAATGTTTGCAGATGAGAATGGTAAAAATATCCAAGAAATCATTCTCTCACTTAAGGTGCTTTTGCACAACCTGGAAGAAACAAGAAAAAATATCAATACTTTAAGCATTACAGCAAATGAAGCGATATCCAATATCAATGCAAGTCTTCAGCGTGGAGATTATAATGTCCGCTCAATTATTGCTCCAACAATGCTAGGGGTGGAAAATAGTCTAAGTGAGATGAACCGATTCTTTTCAAAAGCCAATCTTTTGTTGGATCGATTGGAAAAAAGCCCCTATGAGGCAATTTTTGGACAAAGACAACAAGGAGCAAAAAAATGA
- a CDS encoding ABC-type transport auxiliary lipoprotein family protein, producing the protein MKKHYLIFLLGMMLSGCFSLKTPLPEVSYFDLDLNLNKSQKCQASPYYVGIAEIRSLNIYEDQSLMMKKSSGEVVKVPKMAWIDTPKNLFKKAIIEQFNAQCIKVSLPPFGGIKNDYLLKLEILNFEISQEANEDFVHLGLFYEFLDLKEFRVLESGFIEEKEPSEHYVASFKKAIQSISLRLAQRIKVLQETQER; encoded by the coding sequence ATGAAAAAGCACTATTTGATTTTTCTTCTTGGAATGATGTTGAGCGGATGTTTTAGTCTAAAAACACCATTGCCCGAAGTGAGCTACTTTGATTTGGATTTGAACCTAAACAAAAGTCAAAAGTGTCAAGCATCGCCATATTATGTAGGGATTGCAGAGATTCGATCACTCAATATTTATGAGGATCAAAGCTTGATGATGAAAAAAAGCAGTGGTGAAGTGGTCAAAGTTCCCAAAATGGCCTGGATTGATACTCCTAAGAATCTTTTTAAGAAAGCAATCATTGAGCAGTTTAATGCACAATGCATCAAGGTTTCCCTTCCTCCATTTGGTGGAATCAAAAATGATTACTTGCTTAAATTGGAAATCTTGAATTTTGAGATTTCTCAAGAAGCAAATGAGGATTTTGTGCATTTGGGGTTATTTTATGAGTTTTTGGACCTCAAGGAATTTAGAGTTTTGGAAAGTGGATTTATTGAAGAGAAAGAGCCCTCAGAGCATTATGTTGCATCTTTTAAAAAAGCTATACAATCTATTAGTCTAAGACTTGCGCAAAGAATTAAAGTGTTGCAAGAAACGCAAGAGAGATAA
- a CDS encoding KpsF/GutQ family sugar-phosphate isomerase, whose product MLETVKEVLKQEAQALLDASLDEYQLQCIIDCILHTQGKLVIMGVGKSGLIGAKIAATLASTGTPSFFVHPTEALHGDLGMIESKDSVLAISYSGESDELKVVLPHIKAKGCKIITMTKNPTSSISKLGDFFLSIAIEREACPLNVAPTTSTTLTLALGDALAVCLMKKRNFTHQDFATFHPGGSLGKRLFVKVKDLMQTNNLPIISPQTPLKEAIVVMSEARLGSALIVQDHTLIAVLSDGDLRRAMMQEDFDLHTPALHFASKTPKVCQNPNLLAYEALKIMEACKIQVLAIVDEQYSIIGILHLHTLIEAGIK is encoded by the coding sequence ATGTTAGAGACTGTAAAAGAGGTTTTAAAACAAGAAGCGCAAGCTTTGCTTGATGCTTCTTTGGATGAATATCAACTCCAATGCATCATAGATTGCATTCTTCATACCCAAGGAAAATTAGTCATTATGGGCGTAGGGAAAAGTGGTCTCATTGGAGCAAAAATCGCAGCAACACTTGCAAGCACCGGCACACCAAGCTTCTTTGTTCACCCTACTGAAGCTTTGCATGGGGATTTGGGAATGATTGAATCTAAAGATTCTGTTTTGGCAATTAGCTACAGCGGAGAAAGCGATGAGCTCAAAGTCGTCCTCCCTCACATCAAAGCCAAAGGATGCAAAATCATCACCATGACAAAAAATCCTACAAGCTCAATTTCCAAGCTCGGAGATTTTTTTCTAAGCATTGCTATAGAAAGGGAGGCCTGCCCGCTCAATGTTGCACCCACCACTTCTACAACACTCACTCTTGCACTGGGGGATGCTCTAGCTGTATGCCTTATGAAAAAGCGCAATTTTACACATCAAGATTTTGCAACATTTCACCCTGGAGGAAGTTTGGGGAAACGCTTATTTGTCAAGGTTAAAGATCTAATGCAAACAAACAACCTTCCTATCATCTCTCCTCAAACCCCACTCAAAGAAGCAATTGTTGTAATGAGCGAGGCACGATTGGGTAGTGCTCTAATCGTTCAAGATCACACTTTGATTGCTGTTTTGAGCGATGGAGATCTTAGAAGAGCAATGATGCAGGAAGATTTTGATCTTCATACTCCTGCCTTGCATTTTGCATCCAAAACACCCAAGGTATGCCAAAATCCAAATCTTCTCGCCTATGAGGCGCTAAAAATTATGGAAGCATGTAAGATCCAAGTTCTTGCTATTGTTGATGAGCAATACTCAATTATAGGAATCTTGCACTTGCACACCCTCATTGAAGCGGGGATTAAATAA
- a CDS encoding ribonuclease J: MEKTENLEKKRHFSRNQNNKHQGKTTPNEKGQERRNQNSSTQGHPSNANSSKKPRRWSGKNPNTHSSKKQENVSTNGVSEIANVNEKGNLHLHRELRKSVDSNTKIQKNSLNPHYKLNLNSKAKVRITPLGGLGEIGGNMTVIETEKSAIVIDVGMSFPDETMPGVDILVPDFSYLQAIKDKIQAVIITHAHEDHIGAVPYLYKQMQFPLYGTPLPLGMISAKFDEHGLKKYRSLFRSVEKRKPIKIGDFEIEWIHITHSVIDASALAIRTEAGVILHTGDFKIDHTPIDGLPTDLHRLAHYGEEGVMVLLSDSTNSHKSGVTPSEAIVGPTFDQLFKSAEGRVIMSTFSSNIHRVYQAINFGIKYKRKVAVIGRSMEKNLEIARELGYINLPQGIFIEAHEVEKYPDEEVLIVTTGSQGETMSALYRMATDEHRHIKIKPTDLIIISAKAIPGNEGSVSAVINHLQKSGARVAYQDFSEIHVSGHAAQEEQKLMLRLIKPKFFLPVHGEYNHIAKHKDTAIKCGVPERNIYLMEDGDQVEVNPNYMRKVRSVKTGKTFIDNQADRVIDYNIVVDRQNLSNDGTLSISARIDKKKLDFCDEVRVTSFGLISAKEEKHLAKEIQETLLLMIKAFKKDITPKNLETEARNILKKFLFKKYKKYPLMAINFFVD, translated from the coding sequence ATGGAAAAAACAGAAAATCTTGAAAAAAAGCGACATTTTTCGCGAAATCAAAACAATAAACATCAAGGAAAAACAACACCAAATGAAAAAGGACAAGAGAGAAGAAATCAAAATTCCTCAACTCAAGGCCATCCATCCAATGCAAATTCTTCCAAAAAACCAAGAAGATGGTCTGGAAAAAATCCCAATACGCACTCATCTAAAAAACAAGAAAATGTTTCTACAAATGGTGTAAGTGAAATTGCAAACGTCAATGAAAAAGGGAATCTTCACCTCCACAGAGAACTCCGAAAAAGCGTGGATTCCAACACAAAGATACAAAAAAATAGTCTCAACCCTCACTATAAACTCAATCTCAACTCCAAAGCCAAAGTAAGAATTACTCCTCTTGGAGGGCTTGGAGAAATTGGGGGAAATATGACTGTTATTGAAACAGAAAAGTCAGCAATTGTGATTGATGTAGGGATGAGCTTTCCTGATGAAACAATGCCTGGTGTCGATATTCTTGTCCCCGATTTCAGCTATCTTCAAGCAATCAAAGATAAAATCCAAGCCGTCATCATCACACATGCCCACGAAGACCATATTGGAGCGGTGCCCTATCTTTATAAGCAAATGCAATTTCCTCTATATGGGACACCTCTCCCTCTTGGTATGATTAGCGCCAAATTTGATGAGCATGGCCTCAAGAAATACCGCTCCCTCTTTAGAAGCGTCGAAAAACGCAAGCCTATCAAAATTGGAGATTTTGAGATTGAATGGATTCATATCACCCACTCAGTCATTGATGCCTCAGCCCTTGCTATTCGAACAGAAGCAGGTGTCATTCTTCATACTGGAGACTTCAAAATAGACCACACTCCAATTGATGGACTCCCAACAGATTTGCATCGCTTAGCTCATTATGGCGAAGAAGGAGTTATGGTTTTGCTAAGCGATAGCACAAATTCTCACAAAAGTGGTGTTACCCCCAGTGAAGCAATCGTTGGACCAACCTTTGATCAACTTTTTAAAAGCGCAGAAGGTCGCGTCATTATGAGCACCTTTAGTTCCAACATTCATCGAGTTTATCAAGCGATCAATTTTGGAATCAAATACAAAAGAAAAGTGGCTGTTATCGGAAGATCAATGGAGAAAAATCTCGAAATTGCAAGAGAATTGGGCTATATCAATCTTCCCCAAGGAATCTTTATCGAAGCTCATGAGGTAGAAAAATATCCAGATGAAGAAGTCCTTATTGTCACTACAGGTTCTCAGGGTGAAACTATGAGTGCACTCTATCGAATGGCAACAGATGAGCATCGCCATATCAAAATCAAACCCACAGATCTCATTATTATTTCTGCCAAAGCAATTCCAGGAAATGAGGGATCAGTATCTGCTGTTATCAATCACCTGCAAAAAAGTGGGGCAAGAGTTGCCTACCAAGATTTTAGCGAGATTCATGTAAGCGGGCATGCCGCACAAGAAGAGCAAAAACTAATGCTTAGGCTTATTAAACCCAAATTCTTCCTTCCTGTGCATGGAGAATACAATCACATTGCTAAGCACAAAGACACAGCAATCAAATGTGGCGTGCCAGAGCGCAATATCTATCTTATGGAAGATGGGGACCAAGTTGAGGTCAATCCAAACTATATGCGAAAAGTGCGTTCTGTCAAAACAGGAAAAACCTTTATTGACAATCAAGCCGATAGAGTCATTGATTACAACATTGTTGTGGATCGTCAAAATCTATCCAATGATGGCACTCTTTCAATTAGTGCCAGAATCGATAAGAAAAAACTTGATTTCTGCGATGAGGTTCGAGTCACTAGTTTTGGTCTAATTAGCGCAAAAGAGGAGAAACATCTTGCAAAGGAAATCCAAGAAACTCTTCTTTTGATGATAAAGGCGTTCAAAAAAGACATCACGCCCAAAAATCTTGAAACAGAAGCAAGAAATATTCTTAAGAAATTTTTATTCAAAAAATATAAAAAATATCCTCTTATGGCAATTAACTTTTTTGTGGATTAA
- the rsmA gene encoding 16S rRNA (adenine(1518)-N(6)/adenine(1519)-N(6))-dimethyltransferase RsmA codes for MNYKAKKKFGQNFLKDQGYLNQIIEAIPLTQSQLIEIGIGLGDLTDRLLKVHNLIAYEVDRDLCSLLSDRHQKTIEDQQLKLICCDVMELKSQIAWLHPTSYFLVSNLPYYIATHIVLRLLRDCVCEGFVVMTQKEVAQKFCANVMEKEFCALSVIAQSVGNIELLFEVPPFAFEPAPKVTSAVFKVTKAKHHPTLEELERLENLLKISFSSPRKKLAKNLLQVYPKQNIYKAFLALNLEENIRPHEVSTSLYHQLLNFL; via the coding sequence GTGAATTATAAAGCAAAAAAGAAATTTGGTCAGAATTTCCTCAAAGATCAAGGATATCTCAACCAAATCATCGAAGCGATTCCCCTCACACAATCACAATTGATTGAAATCGGGATTGGCTTGGGTGATCTGACAGATAGGCTACTCAAAGTCCACAATTTGATAGCTTATGAAGTTGATAGGGACTTATGTTCTTTGCTTAGCGATAGACACCAAAAAACGATAGAAGATCAGCAACTAAAACTCATTTGTTGCGATGTAATGGAGCTTAAAAGTCAAATAGCTTGGCTACATCCAACTTCATATTTTTTGGTTTCAAATCTTCCTTATTATATTGCAACGCATATTGTTCTGCGATTATTGAGAGATTGCGTATGTGAAGGTTTTGTCGTAATGACACAAAAAGAAGTAGCGCAGAAATTTTGTGCCAATGTTATGGAAAAGGAATTCTGTGCTTTGAGTGTTATTGCTCAAAGTGTTGGAAATATTGAGCTTTTATTTGAAGTTCCGCCTTTTGCCTTTGAACCTGCTCCAAAGGTAACTTCGGCTGTTTTTAAGGTTACAAAAGCCAAACATCATCCAACACTGGAGGAATTAGAAAGATTGGAAAATCTTCTTAAAATTTCTTTTTCTTCTCCTCGCAAAAAACTAGCAAAGAATCTCCTACAAGTCTATCCAAAGCAAAACATCTATAAGGCATTTCTTGCTTTAAATCTTGAGGAAAATATAAGACCTCACGAAGTCTCAACTTCGCTTTATCACCAACTTTTGAATTTTTTATAA
- a CDS encoding purine-nucleoside phosphorylase — MFVCAGNGEEFEFAQKIGVGLIQSSIYLTRLCLEKKPDCLIFVGSAGSYDLGLPLLELWIGDHATQIESSALLGGGYTPIKNRICTLKDVSHETIQRIKSLGLQEAVVNSSNYITTDIQHAYRMKERGILLENMEFFSVLSVANAFEIPAIGVFCVSNYCGENAHQEFVGNRRDVMGRLRGVIANIGF; from the coding sequence ATGTTTGTATGTGCTGGGAATGGTGAAGAGTTTGAGTTTGCTCAAAAGATTGGTGTTGGATTGATTCAAAGCTCAATTTATCTTACTCGGCTTTGTTTGGAGAAAAAGCCTGATTGTTTGATTTTTGTAGGAAGTGCTGGGAGTTATGATTTGGGACTCCCATTGCTTGAGCTTTGGATTGGCGATCATGCTACTCAGATTGAATCTAGTGCTTTGCTTGGAGGGGGTTATACTCCAATTAAAAATCGTATTTGCACCTTAAAAGATGTTTCACATGAAACAATTCAGAGAATCAAATCTCTTGGATTGCAAGAGGCTGTAGTCAATTCAAGTAACTATATCACGACAGATATTCAACATGCTTATAGAATGAAAGAGAGGGGAATCTTGCTAGAGAATATGGAGTTTTTTTCTGTGCTAAGCGTGGCAAATGCTTTTGAGATCCCTGCTATTGGGGTGTTTTGTGTGAGTAATTATTGTGGCGAGAATGCTCATCAGGAGTTTGTGGGGAATAGGAGAGATGTGATGGGGAGATTGAGAGGGGTGATTGCAAATATTGGTTTTTAG